taaaaatgaaatatcaaaagtttccaaattttaaaaagaaacttggtaaaaactattttttacatgaattcctaaatatttttcttaaatctttctaatctaatctaatctaatctaatctaatctaatcagaccctagcgcagccaatctttcgaagggatcctggagagtgccttaggttagatgacgcctagcactcttcttgtcatttattaacatttatagtgcgccattgcatcggaatgcattgaaacaacacaagcgttaaagcggccaggcctactgcgtacagccgtatcgcagagatgactcgtaattgggttgagtttgagcacggagttGGTCAGCGAACGACTGGACAACGCGTACCATAGGTACATTATGTACCGTAGGTATAAAATAGACCCACCAAGTGGTCCTTTAGCCTCTTGTCCTGTAACTCCGATACCCTGGCCTCCCCGCGGTGCTGGCCGGGATACTAGTAACCATTGCAGAGATCGGGTAACCAACCCCCGGTGGAAACTTTGGTAGTATGCTGACAGGGTAAGGGGGGCTCCACCCTCTTCGGAGGGTGAAGCTGTACCGTTAGGCTTCGAGACAAAAGCCCCCGTTACGGTGTCGAGAGAAAACCGCAGCTGGGTCCCGGAAGCTGCAAGGTGGCagccccaccccgagactaggtattCGCAGCCCTGGTTAGGCGGCATACCGAAGCAAATCACCAACTCAGAAAAACGAAAGAAGAAATTCAGGACGGATTAATCGGCATCAGACCAGGCGATGTAAAAAGGACAACGATTGGAAACTCGGTACTTGGAACGTTCGAACTCTCCAAGATCCTGCACGTGCTGGCCTTCTTGCCCGGGAGCTGCACAAGCTGAACGTGCATGTGGCCGCCATCCAGGAAGTTCGATGGCCCGGTCATGGAGAGCGAGAATTCACGGCGGTGGACCCCATCGCCAACACCTCTTTCAAGTACCACATCTACTACAGTGGCGGCGAAAAGGCGATGCACGGAGTCGGTTTCGTAGTGATTGGGGATCAGAAGAACCGAGTCATCAAGTGGAAGGTGGTGAATGACCGGATCTGCGTGTTGAGAATAAAGGGCAAATTCTTCAACTACAGCCTGATCAACATCTACGCTCCGACGAACGACAAGCCCGATGACGAGAaagacgctttctacgagcgtCTTGACAAGACCTATGGAGAGTGCCCAAGACACGACGTGAAGATAGTCATCGGAGACGCAAACGCGCAGGTCGGAAGGGAAGCCTTCTTCCATCCTGTCATCGGCAAGGAGAGCCTTCATCCTCGCACGAATGACAACGGCCTACGTTTGGTCAATTTCGCCGCAGCCAGAGGAATGGCTATCTGTAGCACCTTCTTTGCGCGCATGAACATTCGGAAGCACACCTGGCGACACCCGAATGGCGAATCGTGCACACAAATCGATCACGTTTTGGTGGATGGTCGACACTTCTCGGACGTGATGGACGTCCGATCGTACAGAGGACCGAACATCGACTCTGATCACTTCCTGGTAGCGTGTAAAATCCGAGCTAGGCTGTCGAACGTGCTGACCCCGCGGACTGCGAGGATAGCGCGGTTGAACGTCCAGCGCCTCGCGAGCAGCGACGTTGCTGCAGAGTACAGTCGGAAGCTCGACGAGCGGATCAACGAGGACGCGCCTACGGGTAACCTGGACGAGCAATGGGGAGCCCTCCAGAGCATCGTCAACACAACGGCTACCGAAGTGATCGGCACGACCAGAGGACGCAAACCCAAAGGGTGGTTTGATGCGGAGTGCCAGCGAGTGACGGACGAGAAGAACGAGGCCAGGAAGCGTATGCTCGTTAAGGGTACGCGCCGAAACTGTGAGCGATACAGTGAGTTGCGAAGAGCAGAGAAACGAATCCACCGCCGAAAAGAACGGGAGTACGACGAAACGGTACTTGCCGAAGCGGAAGCACAGTACAACGCGAACGATAAGCGGAGGTTTTACGCGACTGTCAACGGTGTAAGAAGGAAAACCACGCCTTCCCCTGTGATGTGCAACGACACGGAAGGCAACCTGTTGACAGACAAGACTGCGGTGGCGGCTAGGTGGAAGGAGCACTTCCAGCAGCTGTTGAACGGTGAAGCACGAGAGGGAATCGTCGAGGACAGGATACACGTTGAGGAAGATGGAAAAGCTGTGGACCCGCCTACGTTGGAGGAAGTAGCTAAGGCTGTTAAAGAGCTCAAGAACGGGAAATCCGCGGGAAAGGACGGACTTCCGGCCGAACTTTTCAAGCACGGGAGTACGCGGATGACCGAGATTCTGCACCAAATCATCCTACGCATTTGGTGCGAAGAACAGCTTCCGACCGACTGGTTAGACGGGCTCGTCACCCCAATCTACAAGAAAGGGCAAAGACTCGATTGTGCCAACTATCGAGGCATCACAATCCTCAACGCAGCGTACAAAGTACTCTCCCGCATCCTGTGGAGCAAGCTGAGACCGATGACCGAGACCTTTGTCGGCGAATACCAGTGCGGTTTTCGAGCGGGTCGGTCAACGACGGATCAGATGTTCACACTGCGACAAATCCTCGACAAGTTCCGGGAGTACAACCTGCAAACACACCATTTgttcatcgacttcaaggcggcgTACGATTCGGTCAAAAGAAACGAACTTTGGAAGATTATGGTAGAACACGGCTTTCCGGCGAAGCTTATAAGACTGATTCGTGCAACGCTCGACGGAGCAAAATCAAGCGTGCGAATAGCCAACGAGACATCTGAAGCTTTCGTTACGTTGGATGGATTGAAGCAGGGCGATGCTCTCTCGAACTTACTGTTCATCATAGCGTTGGAGGGTGCTGCGCGAAGGGCAGGCGTGCAAAGAAACGGAACACTCATCACTAAATCGCACATGCTGCTTGGATACGCTGACGACATCGACATCATTGGTATCGACCGTCGTTCAGTGGAGGAGGCGTTCGTCCCTTTCAAGCGGGAAGCTGCGAAAATCGGACTGACCATCAACACTGCCAAGACCAAGTATCTGGTCGCTGGCAGAGCGCGTGGCAGTGCAGGTGATGGTGTTTCGGAGGTGGAAATAGATGGAGAAAGATATGAGGTGGTGGATGAATTTGTATATCTTGGTACACTCGTGACGTGCGACAACGATGTGAGCTGCGAAGTGAAACGGCGGATTAGTGCTGCAAACAGGGCCTTCTACGGTCTTCGTAGCCAGCTAAGGTCCCGCAGCCTAAGGACGCCTACGAAAATCACGCTGTACAGGACCTTGATACTCCCTGTAGCTCTTTACGGTCACGAGTCGTGGACGCTAAAGGAGGCTGACCAGAGAGCACTTGGGGTCTTCGAGCGGAGAATCCTGCGTTCTATCTTCGGCGGCAAGCAAGTAGGAGACCGGTGGCGCAGGCGCATGAACTTCGAGCTGTACCAAGACTACAAACATGCTGATATCGTAAAAGTCATCAAGCACGACAGGCTGAAGTGGGCTGGACATGTAGCCAGAATGTCGGACGAGCGGGCGGCTAAAACGATATTCAGTAGCGAACCTGGACGGGGTCGTCGGCTTCGTGGAAGGCCTCGTACGCGTTGGCTGTGTGCAGTCGACGAAGATGCAAGAGCGGCCAACATTGTGGGCGACTGGAGACGAGCGGCCCAAGATCGAGCATCCTGGAAATCTTCGATTAGTTCAGCGTTGGGTCGATAGACCTGTTGCtgataaagtaaagtaagtaagttgagcacggagtgttcgaacaacaacacaattctgaatcgacaggggaggaagaagcgtggggacacaccaccatacgctccaagATTTGGTTGtgttcgttgggagcaccatgctaagaaggtttggtactccgggaccctctgggatgggacattgtatttccacgaatgccctggacactatttgccgtggttatagcgccacaactcgctcaaaatatttttcttaaatctttgaaaaaaaaacggtaatCATGTTTTAAACGTGCTttgatttacaatttttttttttaatttgatgaaaagtTTACGAAAATTATCAGTGGCGCGGTTTATATTTACTTTTTAATAACAAGttgtttgtttgaaatcattctttacaTAAGAAATTCCTATTATTTGAGATTCTACaaaaaagtcgagaatttgAAAATCGGATTTGAGTGGGCACTCTGCTTTTCTCTATAACTCAAGTATAAATTGTTAagttaaaaaactgatttttgtaggtttgctcagatgctttctatatcgaatcacgaaaaaaaattgtttgacgtgttttagtatgacccctgaactacactaaagtgattaagaatttgtaaattcagatggcggccaatatggcgggaacgaaatataaaaaaatgcattttgtgatACAATAAGCAATtacctattcaaatttgactaaaacggtcgcagaactcgaaattgatgttatttataaacaagaaaaatatttaataaacgatataaaaaaaaatacgggaacTGGCAATAACACGACACATCACCTAATCTCCACAGAATTTCTttcctcaaaattcgagggttgatGATAGTCGAGTTCTGCCTTTAATAATGGACAGAGCATCAAACATCGATGTAGTGTGAATTTATAGCGATTTTTCCGACGAAATTTTCGTGATGAAATATTATATTTACGCAAGAAAAACACCGAAACACAAATTGCGACCTTCTGGAGACTCACTCTAGGGCAGAACTCTTTCGTTCCAGTTCGTTTTGTCCCTTTTCCCGGTTCCGTCCAGTCCGTGGAGTTCGTTTTCAGCGCCGGGATGGGCGGCCTTCAGTTCACACGACGAGGACAGTGACGGgctccgccgccgccaccgacGACGGCAACGAATGGACGTGGATATGGTTGGCACTCTGCTTTTCCTTTTTGGCTAATGCCGACACTTTTCCGGGAGCCCGAGGGAGGGGGAGTGGGTGGGATGTGTGCGAAAAATAAAACGGCGTGtgaagtttttgattttcaggggtcttttttctgttttttttacatattttcaaaaagttgattttatttaaaaaaaaaactaatgcccGATTTTTCGGTGCAGTAgaatgaatttcaaatttgtaataATCTGTCAATGACACGAGACGGCTAAACAAACACGCGCGTCCCGATTTTGATAcactttgtttgttttcaatttgtcaACATAAAATTGGTCAAGCGACTCGCCGTGGCCTTTTGCATCCACCCTCGCCACAGTACAATAAACAAACCCAAAAGAGCTGTATTTacaccacaaacacacacttgCCCTCTCCTCAGTGTGTCACAAAGTGCCCAACGTCAAATCAGGGCCTGCACAGCCTACTGCTGCTGCAATGTTTACAAATCTCACCCCAGGATTTTTGTTTTAGTCCGGTTATTTTTTGTTGCTTGAgaattttgttttctattttgtGGTGTGTCAAAGCCCAACCCCCAGAAAACGGGCAAAGTTTACATGCAATAAGCTTTTTGTCCCGGTGCCAACTTTTGCTGGAGGTTTTATAACTCACGCAGTACacttataataaaaataacaaatatataCTTATGAAAGGAAATATTTAagctttaataaattttgaaaaatcacagcaacattaaaaatttcaacaaaaaactgaagaaaaaatatttaaaaataacattctGATTCCTTTCCTTTTTACTAACATTCTTAACCAACATttccgcaaaaaaaagaaaacttcttTTAGTGCCATTTCCCCCAACTGGCTAGGTCTAGCCAACAAAAAAGTGTGATATTTGTGAGCTGTGAAATAACGAATTTAATTCGTCGCTTCCCGGGGCCATTCATCGTCGCCACGGCGCGGTGGCAGTTTGTAGTAGCTCCATAAGCTGTTTTGTTATGGAGTTTAAATGTTATATCctgaataaatttcaataatggcactcacccacacacacactcggGGTGAAAAGGGCAATTCATTCATTGGAGTTGCTGCATTTGTTGTGGGAGGAAAGGGAAGCAGTGTGGGACTTATGTATTTATGCAAAAGTTTGGGGGtatttgttttgatgcttttcaGTTTATGAATTTCGATCTGAATCGATACTAGACTATCAAATTGTGTAAATATTTTGTTGCTGTATGAAATTTTTAGTTCTACTTTTATTAAAGACATGATCTAATGCAATTGTTTAGTATAATCTAAAACGTATACTAAACCATCATTTTTTGCTtgcttcattaaaaatttaaactgataaGTTGGCGTGCATAGGAAAAGATAGTTTGAATCCAATAGAGAGTAAATGTCATGGGTGTAATAAACATTTTGtgaataaataagaaaatgtttaCTCTTCACAGCCAAGCGCGTTAAGGCGCTAGTCCTCTCTGTGAGgactgggtttgaatcccgtcggttgcaacttttttacgAGTAGAAAAACTGGACATGTAGTATGTAacattttctcacaaaggtaatgagcttttgcatgcgattttaccattgattttttgctgtgtcggtattcaaactaaaaataacaacttacaaatttttaccacaataattttgaattccaacaatttcaaagatttgaaaactttttttttcaataattgaattaaaaaaaatggcattagaGCAATTCCTTACGAAATCGCCAGAATtcttgcatttttatttttgtattttttatttggccccccaccctacacagaaaaaagtgtgaatttactcgacacggaaaagatttatcacatgtaaactcagttgatgtaaacttgagattcgatgtaaacggttgaatcacaggtaaaatcatgtttttacgtataatttgttgcgaatttgcaacaaattgcatttaaatttaaatgttaaatgacgtgcaaaagtgttacatcataaatgatgtaacattcggaaatatttttttgtgtgtagaccaaagaagccattttgtgaaaTTAATACAcacatacaaggctccatacagtTTCGGCAGCTGTCATTCACaagtggtacgtaaatattcgaaactgTGTaccattttaaggatttttctggtgtcttcggcaaagttgtaggtattgatgagaactattcagaaaaatagaTACGCGGAAGAACTGATTTTGttgtaaagtgcaccgttttcaaaagaAAGCCGCTTATTTTCGTTggaaaaaataccgtttttcgattttttttaatattgtgttCATGATTGcccaatttatgaaaatatttttttccaaatgttcataaaatttccaataaaattgtctaaaagtcattgaagatctggttgctgaaataaagcgaatgaagaaaaagaaacaataaaattgaactctcatttaacgtgaagacttccatcattgccatgatttttcgttcacaatcaatattttgacaaaattccttctacaagttgtttagaatagtgccctaccaaggggttggaaactcttagagctataattattatgtcaaccagtatatcaaaatatatgttagtatacttattatttcctttacatatcgccagtatacttaccctacacatgctgattccttttggtaacgattatcacactccttgcaaagttatggaaatcgtcattaatcaatgattgccaactaggacctcaatgattgtaccacaaaattatataaattttgaaacacatttgatttagaccaaaaattctttcagtgacttcaagaaggcaacaagcggcacatgctgattcattttggtgcagaaattcgttaaattgaattcaatacagagaattttagagtgatgatcaattttcttcgaaaatgatcaacggcttcaccttttAATCATTCCCACATTTccaatgccaatatctcaacaaatttttcatgttgaaaaatgcaacatttgtaaaattttaagatctcttcgaaaaaaaatactttgaaaattttgtaatcaagactaacatttcaaaaggatatTTCAATATTACGACTTGATTCCAAaactttacttatttttttatttatttttttattgctgtCCAGACttaattatccgaaggccttggcaaaatttcactccggatagaggaatcacgaaaaaaaaatgtatagcaatTATGATTAGTCTGTATATTTTGATGTGAAAAGTCCGTGCGAAATTTGTAAATCACCCCCCGCTACCACGCGAACGTCAACGTTGCTTGTTTGACAGACAAGATTGTCTGGCCGCTGTGCACTCACACAGCCGTGCGCGCTCACTTCCGCTGAAAAGGAAAGCTCATTCAGTGTTCGCCAACGTGAGGAGCGGTCGTGCAGTGGAAGAAGTTCCACACAAACCGTGTGCGCAGTTGTTCTGCTCCGCGAAAAGTGCTCGCCCCGCCGTAAAGTTGTGAAGTCCCGCAGGAGGACGCCCGAGGTTCACGTCCTCAGAAGCATCTACCGTGACTGGCCCTCGTCGGGAAGAAAAACCGGCACCGTCCGCCGGCGAGGTAATGAATTCTACTGCACGTGGgcattttttgcaccttttgcTCACGGAAACGAAAATTGTAGGGCCAAAAATGACGGACGACGATATTTGCACCGAAGGGACGAATCGGCACCGGAGCCGGCCTGCTGCCTTGGATCACTGGACGAAACACGCCGGCGCGCGGCATGTTGGGAGTGAACAATCTTCGCAAGATCAACGCAGGCGGGGAGAAAGTTTGGACGACGGCGGAGGCACGTGGAATCCGCTTGCTCCGCGGCGGTGCTCGTAAGTGGAAATGTTGGCCGGTCGGGCCGATGTGAAGAATCCCGCGCGGACGCGAGCAAAGGGCGGCTCGCCACGCGGCAATTGGCGATCGAAGGGTGAGCAAGTGAGAGAGCAAGAGGAAGAGGCAAAGTGAGAAGAGCCGGGGAAGGAAAAAGAAGGAGGAAGAAGAAAACGGAATAATGCTAGATGCCGAAAGGGCGCATGGAGCacgaaagaagaagaaaagagaGAGCAAGAAGAAGAGCATCAGGAAGATGTtgtacgcacacacacacacacacactcacaccatCAATCGGTTCAATACACATGTTAAAAGACGAATTTTGTGCTTGTTTTTCTTATTACTTGAGCTCAAAGAGTAGCAGGAGAAGAATTATTGTAACATGGCGCCCAACAAAACGAACCCAATCAGGAAATTTAGCTAGTTTTTGTTAAATGTGTGTACCTTAGAGTCTGCTACGGTGAACAAGCTATGACAGCAGTAGGAGTAGGCTGTGAacaagaagaaaacaaaaaacgcTAGGCGGTAACAGTGAGGAGTTGAAGCCAGTTGTAGGCAATTGGCTGTCAGGCTCAGGAGAGGTAGCCATTGTGGGAGTTAAGCTGGAGACGTTTTGGGTCATGCAGGAGATGACCATCTGACCACCTGTCTGAGCAGATTACGCTGCTGTGTATCGTTAGTACCGTTATGTTTCGATCAACACGATCTGGGGAGCCTTGGGCTTCCGCACTTTAGTATTTTTGAGTTTGGTCTAGTTTAAGTATGTGACGTAGGTCACGGGTCAGACGGTCTCCAGCAAGCTTCTGGCGGAAGttgttttgagaattttccGTGTGGGACTGTCATCCCACACGGAAAATTCTTCCCAAATGGCAGGGTTGTATAGCAATTATGATTAGTCTGTATATTTTGATGTGAAAAGTCCGTGCGAAATTTGTAAATCACCCCCCGCTACCACGCGAACGTCAACGTTGCTTGTTTGACAGACAAGATTGTCTGGCCGCTGTGCACTCACACAGCCGTGCGCGCTCACTTCCGCTGAAAAGGAAAGCTCATTCAGTGTTCGCCAACGTGAGGAGCGGTCGTGCAGTGGAAGAAGTTCCACGCAAACCGTGTGCGCAGTTGTTCTGCTCCGCGAAAAGTGCTCGCCCCGCCGTAAAGTTGTGAAGTCCCGCAGGAGGACGCCCGAGGTTCACGTCCTCAGAAGCATCTACCGTGACTGGCCCTCGTCGGGAAGAAAAACCGGCACCGTCCGCCGGCGAGGTAATGAATTCTACTGCACGTGGgcattttttgcaccttttgcTCACGGAAACGAAAATTGTAGGGCCAAAAATGACGGACGACGATATTTGCACCGAAGGGACGAATCGGCACCGGAGCCGGCCTGCTGCCTTGGATCACTGGACGAAACACGCCGGCGCGCGGCATGTTGGGAGTGAACAATCTTCGCAAGATCAACGCAGGCGGGGAGAAAGTTTGGACGACGGCGGAGGCACGTGGAATCCGCTTGCTCCGCGGCGGTGCTCGTAAGTGGAAATGTTGGCCGGTCGGGCCGAGGTGAAGAATCCCGCGCGGACGCGAGCAAAGGGCGGCTCGCCACGCGGCAATTGGCGATCGAAGGGTGAGCAAGTGAGAGAGCAAGAGGAAGAGGCAAAGTGAGAAGAGCCGGGGAAGGAAAAAGAAGGAGGAAGAAGAAAACGGAATAATGCTAGATGCCGAAAGGGCGCATGGAGCacgaaagaagaagaaaagagaGAGCAAGAAGAAGAGCATCAGGAAGATGTtgtacgcacacacacacacacacactcacaccatCAATCGGTTCAATACACATGTTAAAAGACGAATTTTGTGCTTGTTTTTCTTATTACTTGAGCTCAAAGAGTAGCAGGAGAAGAATTATTGTAACAAatgttatattatttttgattgtcgagcttacgTTTGACCCACAAACTACTCTATAatgatt
This is a stretch of genomic DNA from Culex pipiens pallens isolate TS chromosome 1, TS_CPP_V2, whole genome shotgun sequence. It encodes these proteins:
- the LOC120417770 gene encoding uncharacterized protein LOC120417770 yields the protein MDYIGLESLSRDWHTQSCCVPCVVWLQVYKPFLHPARAGLLARELHKLNVHVAAIQEVRWPGHGEREFTAVDPIANTSFKYHIYYSGGEKAMHGVGFVVIGDQKNRVIKWKVVNDRICVLRIKGKFFNYSLINIYAPTNDKPDDEKDAFYERLDKTYGECPRHDVKIVIGDANAQVGREAFFHPVIGKESLHPRTNDNGLRLVNFAAARGMAICSTFFARMNIRKHTWRHPNGESCTQIDHVLVDGRHFSDVMDVRSYRGPNIDSDHFLVACKIRARLSNVLTPRTARIARLNVQRLASSDVAAEYSRKLDERINEDAPTGNLDEQWGALQSIVNTTATEVIGTTRGRKPKGWFDAECQRVTDEKNEARKRMLVKGTRRNCERYSELRRAEKRIHRRKEREYDETVLAEAEAQYNANDKRRFYATVNGVRRKTTPSPVMCNDTEGNLLTDKTAVAARWKEHFQQLLNGEAREGIVEDRIHVEEDGKAVDPPTLEEVAKAVKELKNGKSAGKDGLPAELFKHGSTRMTEILHQIILRIWCEEQLPTDWLDGLVTPIYKKGQRLDCANYRGITILNAAYKVLSRILWSKLRPMTETFVGEYQCGFRAGRSTTDQMFTLRQILDKFREYNLQTHHLFIDFKAAYDSVKRNELWKIMVEHGFPAKLIRLIRATLDGAKSSVRIANETSEAFVTLDGLKQGDALSNLLFIIALEGAARRAGVQRNGTLITKSHMLLGYADDIDIIGIDRRSVEEAFVPFKREAAKIGLTINTAKTKYLVAGRARGSAGDGVSEVEIDGERYEVVDEFVYLGTLVTCDNDVSCEVKRRISAANRAFYGLRSQLRSRSLRTPTKITLYRTLILPVALYGHESWTLKEADQRALGVFERRILRSIFGGKQVGDRWRRRMNFELYQDYKHADIVKVIKHDRLKWAGHVARMSDERAAKTIFSSEPGRGRRLRGRPLVLLREKCSPRRKVVKSRRRTPEVHVLRSIYRDWPSSGRKTGTVRRRGPKMTDDDICTEGTNRHRSRPAALDHWTKHAGARHVGSEQSSQDQRRRGESLDDGGGTWNPLAPRRCS